A genomic stretch from Mya arenaria isolate MELC-2E11 chromosome 10, ASM2691426v1 includes:
- the LOC128204062 gene encoding hydrogenase maturation factor HoxX-like, with product MKFLIPRPGILPVSIRGNLRVLSLNQAVNSLSRRIEDGLRQAKVDVTTVETSDGDEMVSEVQRLQPDLILCPFMKTRIPKVLYADRSRPCLVVHPGIAADRGACSIDWTIFQGRPRWGVTVLEANDEMDGGAIWSCDSFPVPDGSTKSSLYNGAVADAAVRCTLDAVSRFSQHVDPMDKAAYPDLFGLCTETRNMKHSDRRVDWNTPAEDVVRRVRMSDTSPGAIGLLEQHGDVQEWRLFDAHAETGRRSKILKNALSSSRPGTPIATKNGAVLISTAGSSGVWIGQMKRFTQDQCLKLPSSHILPVQLPLHRESCDFEEIKVVHEGEICYVYFDFYNGAMDTTQAVRLQEVLSEVAASPHTKVIALMGGERFFSTGIHLCVMQNSVDKQKNAWANINAINDVIKSVFTMKDKTTVAVLRGNAGAGGAMLATACDLSVAHPGVCVTPTYKSMNLHGSEYWTYFLPEKVGQETAKRLVESVDTLTARQAHEIGLIDHVINVDKIGFHDKVKSLLHDIAHNTAHHVIQHKMLTRTEDWFRQLARHREYELSHMKMNFQSSEFLNAMHDFVFKVPPKRDSFDKKQLG from the exons atgaaaTTTCTTATACCTAGACCGGGAATATTGCCAGTGAGCATTAGAGGGAATCTGAGGGTTCTGTCATTGAATCAAGCGGTCAATTCACTATCGAGAAGAATTGAAGATGGACTTCGTCAGGCAAAG GTGGACGTGACTACAGTCGAGACATCAGACGGCGATGAGATGGTTTCGGAAGTCCAGCGGTTACAACCAGACCTTATCCTTTGTCCCTTTATGAAGACCCGCATACCGAAAGTGCTGTATGCAGACCGCAGCCGGCCTTGTCTCGTGGTCCACCCAGGCATCGCTG CTGACCGCGGAGCTTGTTCTATAGATTGGACCATATTTCAAGGGCGGCCACGCTGGGGCGTCACGGTCCTGGAGGCGAATGACGAAATGGACGGTGGAGCCATCTGGAGTTGCGACTCCTTTCCAGTCCCTGACGGAAGTACCAAATCTTCGCTTTACAACGGCGCGGTCGCAGATGCCGCCGTGAGGTGTACTTTGGATGCGGTTTCACGTTTTTCACAACATGTTGATCCCATGGACAAAGCGGCGTATCCTGACTTGTTTGGCCTCTGTACGGAAACTAGGAACATGAAGCATAGTGATCGCAG GGTGGACTGGAATACACCAGCGGAAGACGTGGTGAGACGAGTGCGTATGTCTGATACCTCACCCGGCGCTATTGGTCTATTGGAGCAGCATGGAGACGTGCAGGAGTGGAGACTCTTTGACGCGCATGCGGAGACAGGGAGGCGCTCAAAGATTCTTAAAAACGCACTGTCAAGCTCTAGACCTG gAACTCCAATTGCAACAAAGAACGGAGCAGTTTTGATTTCAACAGCAGGAAGTTCTGGTGTCTGGATTGGTCAAATGAAAAGA TTCACACAGGATCAGTGCCTAAAACTTCCCAGCTCTCACATACTTCCAGTGCAGCTGCCTCTTCATCGCGAGTCATGTGATTTTGAGGAGATTAAG GTTGTACACGAAGGAGAAATTTGTTACGTGTATTTCGACTTCTACAACGGGGCCATGGACACGACCCAGGCCGTCCGCCTGCAGGAGGTGTTGTCAGAAGTGGCCGCCTCGCCTCACACCAAGGTTATAGCTCTCATGGGAGGGGAGCGCTTCTTCTCGActg GTATCCATTTGTGCGTTATGCAGAACAGTGTCGATAAACAGAAAAATGCGTGGGCAAATATCAATGCgataaatgacgtcatcaaGTCTGTGTTTACAATGAAAGATAAGACGACGGTTGCGGTGTTGCGTGGCAACGCAGGTGCGGGTGGCGCCATGTTAGCAACAGCTTGTGACCTCAGTGTTGCACATCCG GGCGTATGTGTGACTCCAACGTACAAATCGATGAACCTGCACGGGTCAGAATACTGGACCTACTTTCTGCCAGAAAAGGTTGGACAAGAGACGGCGAAACGTTTGGTAGAGAGCGTTGATACACTTACGGCCAGACAAGCGCATGAAATTGGGCTGATTGACCACGTGATTAATGT GGATAAGATTGGTTTCCATGATAAAGTTAAATCCCTACTTCATGACATTGCGCACAACACTGCGCATCACGTGATCCAGCATAAAATGCTTACAAGAACCGAGGACTGGTTTCGTCAGCTTGCTAGACATCGGGAGTACGAGCTCTCCCACATGAAGATGAATTTCCAGTCATCTGAATTCCTGAACGCCATGCATGACTTTGTTTTCAAAGTGCCACCAAAAAGGGACTCCTTTGATAAGAAACAATTAGGTTAA